Within Candidatus Methylomirabilota bacterium, the genomic segment AGGCCCCAGTCCCCGTCGCCCTTGCCGTGGACCGGGCATCGTCGTGGCGAGCCCGGGAGATGTTCGGCGCCATGGCCCAGGGGATCGGCCAGGCGTTCCTGCCCGACCGGCTCCGGGCCGGAGGCAGATCTGCCGAAGAGATGGTTCGACGAACCGGTACGGACCCCGAGGGCGCCGCGCTGGTCAGGATCCGTCCCGGCAGGTTGGTGTGGTGGCGCGGCTGGTCGAGCGGGAGCGTGACGATCGGGTGACGGTGGTCCAGACCGCAGTGGAGGTCGATGCTCCGCCGAAGGAGGTGTGGGCCGTGATCGCGGATCCGGCGAACCTGCCGCACTGGGACCGCCACATCGAGTCGGTGGAGGCCGTCCCCAAGGGCGGGCTGTCCAAAGGGGTCACGTACGTCGTGGTCGTCCGGTTCATGCGCGTGCGGGCCCGGGTGAAGGCCGAGGTCGCCGAGTGGTCACCCCCGTCGCACGCCAG encodes:
- a CDS encoding SRPBCC family protein, whose product is MARLVERERDDRVTVVQTAVEVDAPPKEVWAVIADPANLPHWDRHIESVEAVPKGGLSKGVTYVVVVRFMRVRARVKAEVAEWSPPSHARIRLSGPIDATVDTTVDPLPQGRSLLRHEVDYRFRGGAFGRLAARSLRVVGGAGYELRHGTMAQKRDVEAG